One region of Vitis vinifera cultivar Pinot Noir 40024 chromosome 1, ASM3070453v1 genomic DNA includes:
- the LOC104880868 gene encoding uncharacterized protein LOC104880868, which yields MVTPMVQNVLPHRDPMVTPMVQNVHPHLTARQAGRNLLNEQPIDSISKRLDDMLFMPFCSHIIHYESPRGFLVPKFSTYDGSSDPFDHIMHYRQLMTLDIGNDPLLCKVFPANLQGQTLSWFHRLPPNSVDNFRDLSEAFVGQYLYSARHKQNISTLQNIKMQDNESLREFVKQFGQAVLQVEAYSMNAVLQIFKQSICSGTPFFESLAKKPPTTMDDLFRRASKYSMLEDDVRAATQQVLVAGQASRRGAERSAKLSDWPRPSD from the coding sequence ATGGTCACCCCTATGGTGCAGAACGTTCTCCCGCACCGTGACCCTATGGTCACCCCTATGGTGCAGAACGTTCACCCGCACCTAACGGCACGACaagctgggagaaacctcctAAACGAGCAACCCATTgactccatcagcaaaaggttGGACGACATGCTCTTCATgcctttctgctctcatatcattcattACGAGTCCCCAAGGGGATTTCTCGTACCAAAATtctccacatacgatgggtccAGCGACCCCttcgaccatatcatgcattatcgacaacTCATGACTCTCGATATAGGCAACGACCCGCTGCTATGCAAGGTATTCCCCGCCAACCTACAAGGGCagaccctctcatggtttcatcgcctacctcccaactctgttgaTAATTTCAGGGACCTATCGGAAGCcttcgtgggacaatacttatACTCCGCTCGACATAAACAGAACATCAGcactctgcaaaacataaaaatgcaggatAACGAATCCTTAAGGGAGTTCGTGAAACAGTTTGGTCAGGCCGTACTACAGGTAGAGGCTTACAGCATGAACGCTGTCCTGCAGATCTTCAAGCAAAGCATCTGTTCAGGAAccccatttttcgaatcactcGCTAAAAAGCCTCCTACGACGATGGACGACTTGTTCCGACGTGCGAGCAAAtactcaatgctcgaagatgatgTGCGAGCAGCCACCCAGCAAGTCTTGGTTGCCGGACAGGCATCCAGAAGGGGTGCCGAAAGAAGTGCCAAACTTTCGGACTGGCCAAGGCCGTCCGATTGA